Proteins from one Megalopta genalis isolate 19385.01 chromosome 1, iyMegGena1_principal, whole genome shotgun sequence genomic window:
- the LOC117217976 gene encoding E3 SUMO-protein ligase NSE2, with amino-acid sequence MDACKYSIFKSINFQSPILKMTQSQQTIEELHDSYTQTAANIISYFGGNEVKEKLKELRDIVENNCVLGKKLRSVEDTKNHLFNLYNDENAQFDLETIIQEYKNSISEINTDVSDNSKLIDYDNHVKALLDEIGDKEKEENDDEDVDMMLTGGLINVIDPISKKRIVDPVKNIVCGHTYDRETITELLKINKKTRCPVVGCKTTDFVELKDLRSDIVTKMYLDKNPA; translated from the exons ATGGATGCATGCAAATACTCGATATTCAAGTCGATAAATTTTCAATCCCCGATTTTAAAAATGACACAGTCTCAACAAACCATAGAAGAATTGCACGATTCTTATACACAAACAGCTGCTAATATAATATCTTATTTTG GAGGAAATGAagtgaaagaaaaattaaaagagCTAAGGGATATTGTGGAAAACAACTGTGTTTTAGGTAAGAAGTTACGGTCAGTGGAAGATACTAAAAACCATTTATTCAACTTATACAATGATGAAAATGCACAGTTTGATTTAGAAACCATTATACAG GAATATAAGAATTCTATATCTGAAATTAATACCGATGTATCTGACAATTCTAAATTGATAGATTATGATAATCACGTAAAAGCCTTATTAG ACGAAATAGGAGATAAAGAGAAGGAGGAAAATGACGACGAGGATGTAGACATGATGTTAACTGGAGGCTTAATAAATGTGATCGATCCAATTTCTAAAAAGAGAATTGTAGATCCTGTGAAAAACATAGTATGCGGGCACACCTATGATAGAGAAACTATCACAGAattgttgaaaataaataaaaagaccaG ATGCCCTGTGGTAGGTTGTAAAACTACAGACTTTGTGGAACTCAAAGATCTTCGTTCAGATATTGTAACAAAAATGTATCTTGACAAAAATCCTGCTTAA